From a single Cytophagales bacterium WSM2-2 genomic region:
- a CDS encoding iron ABC transporter: MFKNQSGRFVLLVSLLIILFCIDVSIGSVSISLPELFKNIFSGSGTTIHTILWQFRLPKAVTCVLAGASLACGGLMMQTLFRNPLAGPDVLGLSSGASLAVGMLVLLGRGLSFSSNEWGLALAAGVGGMLVLLLMLAVARRVRDNTSLLIIGLMLAAATSSIMSVMQFISTADDLQIYVLWTMGSVGNTGWDEIGVIAAVFLFGVAVSFILLKPLNSWLLGENYARSLGVNVDRSRLWIVIATGMMTGAITAFCGPIAFVGLAVPHLARLFTRTTNHKILLPTVICGGAMLLLFCDSISQLMSDTQSLPLNALTSLIGAPVVIWQVMKFKKINV; this comes from the coding sequence ATGTTTAAAAATCAGTCAGGACGGTTTGTATTGCTGGTCTCGTTGCTGATTATTTTGTTTTGCATTGATGTCAGCATCGGTAGCGTAAGTATTTCTCTTCCTGAGCTTTTCAAAAATATTTTTAGTGGCAGTGGAACAACGATTCACACCATTCTTTGGCAATTCCGTTTGCCGAAGGCAGTGACTTGTGTGTTAGCTGGTGCATCCTTGGCATGTGGAGGCCTGATGATGCAAACTTTATTTCGCAATCCTCTGGCTGGCCCCGATGTACTGGGGCTTAGCTCAGGCGCTAGTCTTGCTGTTGGAATGTTAGTTCTCCTGGGAAGGGGACTCAGTTTTTCTTCTAATGAATGGGGTCTCGCGTTGGCCGCTGGTGTTGGCGGGATGCTGGTGCTTTTGCTGATGCTGGCTGTTGCTCGTAGGGTACGCGACAATACTTCATTGCTGATTATCGGACTGATGCTGGCAGCAGCAACCTCATCTATTATGAGTGTGATGCAATTTATCAGTACTGCAGATGATTTGCAGATTTACGTTTTGTGGACGATGGGAAGTGTTGGCAATACGGGGTGGGACGAAATTGGTGTTATCGCAGCCGTCTTTTTGTTTGGAGTAGCAGTCAGCTTCATTTTACTAAAACCATTGAACAGTTGGCTTCTCGGAGAGAATTATGCCCGAAGCCTTGGTGTAAATGTGGATCGTTCCCGTTTGTGGATCGTCATAGCAACGGGTATGATGACTGGCGCCATCACGGCTTTCTGCGGGCCGATCGCTTTTGTCGGGCTTGCTGTGCCACACCTGGCGCGCTTATTCACACGAACGACTAATCACAAAATCCTTTTGCCAACGGTTATCTGTGGTGGCGCAATGCTTCTGCTGTTCTGCGATAGTATTTCTCAGCTCATGAGCGATACCCAGTCACTGCCTTTAAATGCGTTGACATCGCTGATCGGGGCACCTGTCGTGATTTGGCAGGTTATGAAATTCAAGAAAATTAACGTGTGA
- the yjhB gene encoding MFS transporter: MEDKSFRPLFSIPVIVAALGYFVDIYDLLLFSIVRKPSLLALGVAESDLLPAGEFLIQTQMTGLLVGGIIWGIMGDKKGRLSVLFGSILLYSLSNIANGFVTTTTQYAVLRFIAGIGLAGELGAGITLVSESLPTRLRGYGTTLVATIGLLGAVVANFVVRLSDWRTAFFIGGGLGLLLLITRISVFESGVFLKVKEQKVDRGNFFMLFNKKERLKKFLGCIFIGTPIWYVIGILIFASPEIAKALNVAGEVKSGDAVMWSYIGLTVGDLTSGLFSQWMGTRKKIVLIYILITLAFVLLYLYSSSISVDRFYFNCFLLGVGVGYWALFVTIAAEQFGTNLRSTVATTVPNFIRGTVVPLTALFKFVRSETDVIQGALWVGLLTIVIALFAIRLIDETFTRDMNFIEEN; the protein is encoded by the coding sequence ATGGAAGACAAAAGTTTCAGACCCTTGTTCAGCATTCCGGTGATCGTAGCAGCGCTCGGTTATTTTGTTGATATCTACGATCTCCTGCTGTTCAGCATTGTCCGTAAACCCAGCTTGCTCGCACTCGGTGTAGCTGAAAGTGATTTGTTGCCAGCGGGTGAATTTCTGATCCAGACACAAATGACTGGCCTGTTGGTCGGAGGCATCATCTGGGGAATTATGGGCGACAAGAAAGGAAGGCTCTCTGTTTTGTTTGGTTCCATCTTACTATACTCTCTCTCCAACATCGCCAACGGTTTTGTGACGACCACCACACAATACGCTGTGCTCCGTTTCATTGCCGGCATCGGGTTGGCCGGAGAATTGGGTGCTGGTATTACACTGGTTTCGGAATCACTGCCAACGAGGCTTCGAGGTTATGGAACTACACTAGTAGCAACCATCGGTTTGTTGGGAGCTGTGGTCGCCAATTTTGTCGTTCGGCTATCTGATTGGCGGACAGCTTTCTTTATTGGCGGGGGACTAGGGTTGCTCCTGCTCATCACCAGGATCAGTGTTTTCGAGTCCGGTGTTTTTCTGAAAGTGAAGGAGCAAAAAGTAGATCGCGGAAATTTCTTTATGCTTTTCAACAAAAAAGAAAGGCTTAAAAAATTCCTTGGCTGTATTTTTATTGGTACCCCGATCTGGTACGTTATCGGGATTTTAATTTTTGCATCGCCTGAGATCGCCAAGGCTTTGAATGTAGCAGGCGAAGTAAAGTCAGGAGATGCCGTCATGTGGAGTTATATCGGCCTTACCGTTGGCGACCTGACCAGCGGGCTTTTCAGCCAATGGATGGGCACCCGGAAAAAGATCGTCTTGATTTACATTCTGATAACATTAGCCTTTGTCTTACTTTACTTGTATTCAAGTTCCATCTCTGTAGATCGGTTTTATTTCAACTGCTTTCTGCTGGGCGTGGGCGTGGGTTACTGGGCACTTTTTGTCACCATTGCCGCCGAGCAATTTGGTACCAATCTGCGGTCTACCGTAGCCACTACAGTCCCCAATTTTATTCGTGGAACGGTGGTACCCCTGACTGCCTTGTTCAAATTTGTGCGCTCCGAAACGGACGTAATCCAGGGAGCTCTATGGGTAGGTTTATTGACGATCGTCATCGCGCTCTTTGCCATTCGCCTCATCGATGAAACCTTTACTCGGGATATGAATTTCATTGAGGAAAATTGA